In one Neobacillus sp. WH10 genomic region, the following are encoded:
- the copZ gene encoding copper chaperone CopZ, producing the protein MEKITLTVEGMSCSHCVKAVEGNVGELKGISSVKVNLNAATVDVEYNNQEVSLDKIKETIEDQGYDVK; encoded by the coding sequence GTGGAAAAGATCACACTAACTGTAGAAGGTATGTCTTGTAGTCATTGTGTGAAAGCGGTAGAAGGAAATGTGGGAGAACTTAAAGGTATTTCTTCTGTGAAGGTTAATTTAAATGCAGCTACTGTCGATGTAGAATATAATAATCAAGAGGTTTCTTTGGACAAAATTAAAGAAACAATTGAGGACCAAGGATACGATGTAAAATAA
- a CDS encoding sulfite exporter TauE/SafE family protein yields the protein MYSLFSQISSFLSQPFFTMANSLESLPMVFALLLGLVGALAPCQLTGNISAITLYGNSSIQKKIVWKDVFSFTLGKVVAFTLLGGLVWLLGKGIEQNLTLYFPWLRKIIGPILIIVGIYMLGFIKLRGTLNLFKRSQDYKRENRFGSFMLGLSFSLAFCPTMFILFFVTLMPVVLSSPYGFILPSIFALGTALPLLIVIFIIWYLGGSGVLMKEGRKFGTIVQRVAGIIMLFLGIFDTMTYWSL from the coding sequence ATGTATAGTTTATTTAGCCAAATAAGTTCTTTCCTAAGTCAACCATTTTTTACTATGGCAAATAGTTTAGAATCTTTGCCAATGGTATTTGCATTATTATTAGGTCTTGTGGGAGCACTTGCACCATGCCAACTTACTGGAAATATTAGTGCAATCACGCTGTATGGGAACAGTTCCATACAAAAGAAAATTGTGTGGAAGGATGTCTTCAGTTTTACCTTAGGGAAGGTAGTTGCCTTCACTCTATTAGGTGGATTAGTATGGTTGTTAGGCAAAGGAATTGAACAAAATTTAACACTGTATTTTCCATGGCTGCGGAAGATTATCGGTCCTATCTTAATAATTGTGGGAATATATATGCTGGGCTTTATAAAATTGAGAGGAACTTTAAATTTGTTTAAACGGTCCCAGGATTACAAACGAGAAAATCGATTTGGTTCCTTTATGCTTGGACTTAGTTTTTCTCTTGCTTTTTGTCCGACTATGTTTATCCTGTTTTTTGTCACCCTAATGCCGGTCGTGTTGTCAAGCCCATATGGTTTTATTCTTCCTTCCATATTTGCTCTTGGTACAGCCTTACCACTTTTAATTGTCATTTTCATAATTTGGTATCTTGGCGGCAGTGGTGTGTTAATGAAAGAAGGAAGAAAATTTGGAACTATAGTTCAAAGAGTTGCCGGAATTATTATGCTGTTCTTAGGAATATTTGATACAATGACTTATTGGTCGTTATGA
- a CDS encoding C40 family peptidase: MLKKIITAIAITIGLSSVFATTGDKVEAAYYHTKAISVAKANIGVPYRWGGMSPSGFDCSGLVKYSFGKAGKVLPRTAAEMYYTKGYRVGSLQAGDLMFFAPNKASKPTHVAMYIGAGKMIMASSSKGVMITNTNNIYWKPKYIGAKRI; encoded by the coding sequence ATGCTAAAAAAAATCATCACAGCAATTGCGATTACAATTGGACTTAGCTCAGTGTTTGCCACAACGGGTGATAAAGTAGAAGCAGCCTATTATCATACAAAAGCAATTTCAGTTGCCAAAGCAAATATTGGTGTTCCATATCGCTGGGGCGGCATGTCACCAAGTGGCTTTGACTGCTCAGGTCTTGTGAAATATTCATTTGGTAAGGCGGGTAAAGTATTACCGCGTACAGCAGCTGAAATGTACTATACAAAAGGATATCGTGTAGGTTCCTTACAAGCTGGAGACTTAATGTTTTTCGCACCAAATAAAGCAAGCAAACCAACACATGTAGCGATGTATATTGGAGCTGGCAAGATGATAATGGCATCATCGTCAAAAGGAGTTATGATTACCAATACTAATAACATCTACTGGAAACCAAAATACATTGGTGCAAAACGAATTTAA